In one Coccinella septempunctata chromosome 6, icCocSept1.1, whole genome shotgun sequence genomic region, the following are encoded:
- the LOC123315685 gene encoding histidine-rich glycoprotein-like: protein MSPQNSYILIFLCCCSSILTNSAVPLSDWDLNDSAIAEVFRKPRSTFEKKGGKEYNTNYYDEEGEKDKHGHKNQHHLEKVEHSKHGEENKGGHHDEKGGHEKGYHDEAQHHKKHHEGKKSHKAGKFAEKKGHKKGHKTKGYHHKFIRDEYHKEHKFYDDFHKSGHHDKHGDQHSHYEKEDGGHKKHGTYHSGHKQSENGKKGLEHKGKNIEDHRKYKKSQGHKSHHSKHSDYGKQKSNKGGKKYKYHQGN from the coding sequence ATGTCTCCTCAAAATTCATACAtcctaatatttttatgttgTTGTTCTTCTATTCTGACAAATTCGGCGGTTCCATTGAGTGATTGGGATTTAAATGATAGTGCCATAGCGGAAGTTTTTAGAAAACCACGATCAACATTTGAAAAGAAAGGCGGTAAAGAGTATAATACCAATTACTACGATGAGGAAGGTGAAAAGGACAAACATGGTCATAAAAACCAGCATCACTTAGAGAAAGTGGAACATTCTAAGCATGGAGAAGAAAACAAAGGTGGTCACCACGATGAGAAAGGTGGTCATGAAAAAGGGTATCATGATGAAGCTCAACATCATAAGAAGCACCACGAAGGTAAGAAATCACATAAGGCCGGAAAGTTTGCTGAAAAGAAGGGACACAAAAAAGGACACAAAACTAAAGGATATCATCATAAATTCATAAGGGACGAATATCACAAAGAACACAAATTTTATGATGATTTCCATAAGAGTGGACATCACGATAAACATGGAGATCAGCATTCTCATTATGAAAAAGAGGATGGTGGACATAAGAAACATGGTACATACCATTCCGGACACAAACAAagtgaaaatggtaaaaaggGTCTGGAACATAAAGGCAAGAATATAGAAGATCACAGAAAATACAAGAAGAGTCAAGGTCATAAGTCGCATCACTCCAAACATAGCGATTACGGCAAACAGAAATCGAATAAAGGTGGTAAAAAGTACAAATATCATCAGGGAAATTGA